ttgtttcagtcaatggtcttatagcgaaaagcttcgaccaacatcttaagaagctttcgcttaactgttggatcaagagtcggatacaaaaggcagtgattcttgagacggcgcgtattgtgaggaggttcctcactctggagccctgaccaccggttgcttggacactcaaatgtcccgcagcgggagggtgaatttttttttataaatttttaataatgttttgtattttattatacttatgttgttaaaaatttaaaaaaaaagaagtaataaataaatgagagaaatgtTACATTAGTATAAATTGATAAATCATTGATACCCTTTTATTTTACAAGgtgttatttttatagttttagtttaTAATGTTGTCTCTCTAAAGTCAAGTCTAGGCAAGGTTAGGATTGATGTACTaactattacattattttacagCCAATCATTAGTCACAGGACTTCAAGAAGTAGACAAGCTGAAGTCCCAAGTTCATGACATTCTGGTACCAACAGAAGTTTTTGAGTAAGTTCAATCTTTAAAACtgagtaatttaaaataaaggtaGCCTAatgttttcagtttttttaaagactatttgtcatgtgttttttctttttaatttaattatgaccaatattcccatttccttcCAACTAGTAAGAAAAGACTGTGAGGAGTGGGAACAACAATAGTCCAGTGGGCACAGATTGagccaccacctctcggtgatgagtctgactcATTctcattgagctattgaggaatGGATAGTTGTTGTAAATGAACATTATTATTCAAtacaatgtttaaaattttgtcAGTTGTCGGTAATGTGAAGAGACAGTCCCCATTACAGCTTTTTGTGGATTAAGTCAGCAAAGTGTTGTTGATTAGACTATATTATACTTGTgttattacatacaaaataccAGGTAATTTTGTAAGTTTTAACACGAActgttaagttttatttatgatgcatatttattttacagctATATAGACCAAGGCCGCAATCCACAGTTGTATACAAAAGACTGCATAGACAAAGCCTTGGCCAAAAATGAAGAGGTTAAAGGAAAGATTGATTCGTACAAGAGATTCAAGAGCCACTTACTGTCAGAACTGTCAAAGACGTTCCCCAATGAAATAGCTAAATATAAGGCCATTAGAGGTGGTGAATAGGCACTAATGTATATTCAGTTGTACATATAAAAGTCTAAAACCCTAAAGCCTGTTTAAAGGTGTAAGATTATAACTTTCATATTTAGTCTTTGAATCTGatgatgttattataaacaaattatCATACCTTACATCCCTTACAGGTGTACCTAATTATTACAATTCATATgacatattttatgttatactGAAAATTTGATGAACCAATTTTCTTGAAATCAACTTGAATTATTATTCCCTGTAACCAACTGAAATTTGTGTGAGATGTGATGTGTATGTATGtcttcacaaaaaaaaattgccaccAATAAATATTGTACAGCTGAATTAGAAGTATAACATTACTTActaattaagtttttaatttatgtataaaattagaTGTAAGGAATATTTAAACGAACTTTCTTTTTATGCTACTTAGTGATACTGATCTGAAGTAATGCGTAAGtaaagtttttttgtttaagtgtcaaataaaaatttcataatttaatgagcatttgttttattgaaaaaatatagaaacAAGCTAAGCTTCTAAAATATAGAATAGGAAAATATATGTGCAAAAAAGCAATAGAACAtaaatagaaattataaaattgaaaattatttcataaaaatagaataatagaaaccctttttttcaaaagttgttTCAGTGATACagaaattattacataaaaaagataacgaaagattagaaaaaaatagtgtgccctatatttaaaaaaaatcgattattacAATTGTTATCTACATTACTTGTAAAAAGTcttagtattaaaattaattaacaatattatttcattacaCAGGgcaagttaaattataaaattatgaattaattaattaaaaattatctgCTTATTCATTTATAAggattattaattctaatatatattatatttaaacagaaATTTTATTCGAAATACAGTTGAATTGGTTTTGTGCCATTTCCTTATCAATAGGGGTGGCCATATTGTTGTTATCGATTTTTGTATCGATAATTATGGTAACTTGATCATCGTCTTGCTCACTACTGTCATCTGACATTTCATCAGCATTGCGAGTTTCGACCGTTTCAGCGTCACTGTCACCATAAACGTCAACTAAAGTTAGGACATCACTAGCCTTGTTCCACATCTGGTAAAACTCATTCTTTACTGGTTCAACCAACTGTTGTTTACTAGTGATGTAAACATAGTTCCAACTGTCGAAAGATCGGTCGTCACCCCAATTGAGTGTTCCCGTCATCAAAATCTTATCATCGACTAAGCAGAATTTGTGTTTCATACCAAACATGGGTTCGCtggatttacattttatttcagctcctgaaaatataaaacagGTTTTTATTGTACATAAGTAGCTACCGGTTTTTTGTACTcatgaattattaattattatgaaaagttTTTCTTAAAATCCATTAATTCCTTTTATGCCAATCCATAAGctttaagttatttaaagatAGGTTGGTTATGATAAGTTCCATATGCTATATATAGGTTccaacttttaataatttaataatttaagtcaATATCTGGTCAATGAGTGAAATAGAGgctttactaaaaataatacataccgGCAGCAATAAGTTCTTTAAGGAAAAAATCTGTAGAATCATTGTATCCCGACCGGTCGATAACAATATGAACTTTTACATTTTTGGATTTTATTATGTTCACCAAACGGGCTTGTATTGCTGGATTATGTATACTGGGCATGCAAACGTTAACGCTGTTTTTAGCACTTTCAATAAAGCTGACCAACTTGTCAAAATAGTTGTGGGGATTAAACTGTAATTTACAAAACACCATCACTTCATTAATTTCAGTGTTACGACGTTTGTAAAAATACGCAGCGGCGGATACAACACATGTTAACGCAACTGCAGCGGCCGATGATAGGAGACGTGgagttaatttcattttaagtgATTTCAAACATTTAACACTTGTATTTGGCACGTTCAAAGACCAGCCTTCAATTTtatagtttcaaataaaatgaGGTGGTCAttgatagtaattatttttcattgaatgataaaaattatgcaACTACCCTCACTTTGTATTTATGACATATGAGAATATCAAAAATGAACGTACTTAACACATCAAATGCTTagaaattaatacaaaaacggaacgtaatttaaacgttattttttatttcaactgGTTACAATCACAAAGcataaatatgttccttgatcACAAAGATACAAAAAGAATATACCAATTTCTGTAGCAGCTGTATTTCTGTAGCGGTTTCTCCCGCCTAAATCGGCGGGAGAAACCGCAgggcaaaataaaatataaaatacctattacATTTCAATAGAACCTATGTCTGTGGTAGGCACTAGGCGGGAATATTTGACAATTTTGACAGATttacacattttaattttcatagacatgacattttgtcaatataGAATTTATGTTTCGTTTGTTTTTCggccaaaaaatatttaatcgtgtgaatttataatttaattgtataaaaaaactcaTATGATGAGGACGTTATAGTactaaaatgttaatattattaatatagggATTTTAGGCAAAGTTTGAATAGTTTTATAAGTGATTGTTGTTAGTTTAAGATGGGTATTACAGGCCTGATACCGTTTCTTGAGAAAGCTTCAAGAAGGGCTAACGTTAGCGAATTTGCCGGCTGCACGGTGGCAATAGATACATATTGCTGGCTTCATAAAGGAGCATTTGCTTGTGCCGACAAGTTGGTACGCGGCGAAGAGACTGATGTGTAAGTACCAATCAAAggattacatttatatttttgcttaAAAACCAAACTAActtggaaaataaatttaaaattggcgGCCTTAACACATTGCGATTTGTGTGACATGCACAGCAATATTTATTAGAACTAAGgttcaaaaactgaaaaatcgttctttcttcttttttcttaCAGCTAGCCGAAgcctcacggtttcacccgcgtagtcccGTTCCCGTGCGAATACGGGAACTAAATATACCTTAAGATACAATTAACGTGGCTTCCAGTtgtcaaagaattttcaaaatcagttcagtataaCAGAAATTACCCCTTAGAACACCactctttacctctttataatattagtatagattattatataatataatattatttcttaattgtGATAAAGTTCACAattctaaatgaaataaatatctgTTCCAgacatataaaatattgtttaaaatatgtgaCAATGCTGCTATCAAAGAACATAAAACCAATTTTAGTTTTTGACGGACGTCATCTGCCAGCCAAAGCAATGACTGAAATGAAAAGGAGAGAGTgagtattaagtattttttcctAAAACATTTTAACTTCATTTACAATTGAACCCTATGCAGATTTATTGAAATGTACACAGAGAATAGCATAATGTGCAAGTGGTCCATAGCCCATACAGAAAATAAGGCCTCCCATTATAGGACAGGTATATGGACTTAAGACCCACCATTCTGTTCCAATGTGACTTGACAGTGTCATAATGGTAAAATCATTAACTTTCATTTAACAGATATTAATGAAATGACCTGGACTGATGGCTTGATGTGCTCTCCAAGGCATggtggtgtaacaccaccaaattCCCAAGTTCGGGCTGAGAATGAGACTCaaaatattttagaagaaaataaaatttagtagtTACCTCATAGCCCagaatttgaacccacaccacataggctaaccaaaccaaaagtattaatttattatgaaacagggccagctcatgactaagagctCCATAGAGATTCAAAACTAGTCTGGCATACTCTGATATTCATGAGTTTTAGCTATTcatcacatgagttttagccatgtttcatagaaaataatatagataacaCTCAGGATAGTTTTTGTATTGCTGCTCTGTAGTTTTATAAGTAGTGATTGATTGGTTACAGATCTCGTGACATATCAAAGAAAAGAGCAGCAGAGTTACTAAGCTTAGGAAAGGTAAAAGTGTTGCTAATTTATATTAACTGATTAACAAACCATATGCAAAATGTTttgcataatttttaaatttcacttattaatgtatatatttttaaaagtttcttaaaataaaactgatactCTCACACAATTTTTGACTTACTCTAAATGTTATCCAATAGCTATCCAATAGCTCTGACTTAGAACCTGTTGTTTAAAAAGTTCATCAGTCTGTGAGGATAAAATAGCATTTCAGCCTACAAAAACGAAAGATTAACTTCTTActgttatatataaataacgGTTGTGTTTTTCTACTATGTATGTTTGGAACACTAAAACCTATTATTTTGAGAATGGAATTTGGCTACAGACTGATGAT
The DNA window shown above is from Bicyclus anynana chromosome 15, ilBicAnyn1.1, whole genome shotgun sequence and carries:
- the LOC112051670 gene encoding mediator of RNA polymerase II transcription subunit 10 — translated: MSASLENLETQLEMFIENVRQIRIIVSDFQPQGQSVLNQKIQSLVTGLQEVDKLKSQVHDILVPTEVFDYIDQGRNPQLYTKDCIDKALAKNEEVKGKIDSYKRFKSHLLSELSKTFPNEIAKYKAIRGGE
- the LOC112051662 gene encoding mitochondrial cardiolipin hydrolase is translated as MKLTPRLLSSAAAVALTCVVSAAAYFYKRRNTEINEVMVFCKLQFNPHNYFDKLVSFIESAKNSVNVCMPSIHNPAIQARLVNIIKSKNVKVHIVIDRSGYNDSTDFFLKELIAAGAEIKCKSSEPMFGMKHKFCLVDDKILMTGTLNWGDDRSFDSWNYVYITSKQQLVEPVKNEFYQMWNKASDVLTLVDVYGDSDAETVETRNADEMSDDSSEQDDDQVTIIIDTKIDNNNMATPIDKEMAQNQFNCISNKISV